aAGCAACAAACACCCCTGCTCCTACACAGGAGCAAGGACTCAAGGGTGCTGTGATCAAGCAGCACTGGAAGAATGTGTTGTACCCAGTGCCATCTCATCTAGTGAGAACAGCCTTCCTGCTACTTCCCTCCGTCTCCCCTGTACAAGCTCCATGCAGCACGGTCTTCATCACCACCCCACACCATCCAGCTTTCCACTcccagaaaatacagaatgacagaatcattaaagttggaaaagacctctcagCACTGCTAAGTTCACCACTGAACTACCTCCCTAAGTGCCTCATCTACACTTTTTTTAGACACTCCAGGAATGGTGATACCACAACCtcccaggcagcctgttccaacaCTTGACAACAACAAACAGTGTATCTCATGCAGCATACCCATTTCCCACAGCTTGGCAccctctctgctcccccacAGGTCCAACAGATCCCTCACCTGGGTCCCCAATGTCATGTGGCACCACGTTCTTCATCTTCACCTGGGCTGTCTGACCACACATCAGGTACTGCCGGGGCTGGACATCCTCATTCACCACAGTGACAGCTGCAGAGGACACAGAGGAAGACACATTAGAAgggcagcagaagctgcagaagaaagGTCCAAGCATAGGCACAGGCAGGGCCACCAGTACATCAGGCTGCCCTCAGCGGCTCCAAGATCACAGCCCTCTGTAAAGGGTTGAGGGGACACCAGGCTGCTCCCCATACCCCCCCTCAGCAGGGGACATACAGCTCTCATCACCTCCctagggctgggctgggaagggaccaTAGTGGGTCAACCCTTCCAGAGCCCAGCAATGAGCCGTGCTCTAGCCCTGCTTGGGGCACTACCGAGCAGCCACCAAGCCCAGCCAGAGCAACAGGGTCTGCaaacagctctgtgtgtctgcTCTGCAAGGGGCAAGGACAGAGATGGGAAGACCAGGGGCTCcccccagggcaggcagagacAGCTGTGCACCCCCAGCGTGGCAAGAAGGCACCCTCAGTGCTGGGCACAGAGATGCTCAGGCAGCAACATTCCAGGGCTGCATGTcctgggcacagcagagcagctgatgGGGGATGCTGGATCCATGGCACACATCTCTACAGCAGCTGCTGTCGCAAATCCTCCGTCTCTTCCTGAGGTGAAGCCCTGAGCACACACCAAGGCAGGGCCTCTGGGGACACTCACCAATGTCATACTGCAGGCTGATCTGCAGCTTGGGCCACAGCATGATGAGAGCGAAGGAGGCGTAGAAATGGACATCATAGGTGTTGTACATCCGGTACTCCTGGcctggcaggacagggcagatggtgagggatggggaagggaaaaggggggcAGGTCCTCCCTCCACATGGCCCAGGACAAGGGGATctttcccagcacaggcaggggctTCCATTCAAAGTGCATTTTATTCTCTACATAAGGGTCTGGAGAATATTTCCTGCCGTATCCTACAGGGCTGCAAGGGGTTTACCTAGGAATAGCACTGCTCCCTACACACTGGAGTGTGAAAAACATCCCCATGGCAGGTTAAAAGCGCATGGCTACAGTAATGGGAGGGGATGAATTAGGAGAATCCCTCGCATCCCTGTGAGTTACCTTCCAAATAAGCAAACCTTCCGTACTCCCGCAGAACAGGGAGAAGGTGGGACAGCCCAGCCCCCGCCGGCCCCTGCAggtcctcagcacagcaatCCGGAGGCACCTCCATCCAGATGGTTCCCCCATCCGTCATGAAGTAGAGCTCATTGAAGAGGGCCGACTTGTACCAGGAAGgcagctggctgcagggaagagggaagccTGCCCTCAGTGGCTGAGGTGGTGATGCTGCTACGACAGCCAACCCCAGGAGGCCACTGGGAAAGTGCCCTCATCTGCCCTACCTGTTCTCCAGGATGGGATTCTGCCACGCTTCGATCTTCCTCTCCCACTCCTCATAGTGTGTCAGGGCGTAatgggacagggcaggagcagcatcGCCTTCGCTGCCAAAAAACCGTGTGTACCGCCTGCCAAGCAAGGGTTTGGTGATCACCCCATGGGCTCCACCTGGGAAACCCACATGGACACCACAGAGGGACACTGAACTACACCGAACAGCAGAACTCAACTGCTACTGCAGTGGCAttggggagcaggggctggacaCAGGGTCCCCTCCCTGAGCTGGCAGGACCACAGCCACAGGGAGCGTGTGGCAAAAGGTCCCCACATTGTACAGAAAtcaggaaagagggaaaagggggctTTGGGGGGCTTAAGCCTAACACCACTGGAGACAACCCACCTACCTGAGGTGCAGCTTTTCCTTGGAGCCAAAGTGAACACGGGGCATGTCCCAAGCCAGGGCCAACTCTAGTGTCTTGTGCCCACGGGCAGGCACCCGGCAGCTGgcacacactgctgctgctgtcacctcccCCTTCTCTGTTGGGCTGCTTTTACCTGCCAGGAAAAATTAAGATATTCTTAAGCAATCAAGGAAGACCAAAGAGAGGGTAACTGAAGTTCACACACACCTTGAGGGAGATGAGACTGTATGGGCATACCAAAGCCCCCATACAACCTTGAAGGTACAGCCCCAGGGCTTTAAGGGATGATGCTGCcgtaggaaaaaaataccttccATGGGAGGAGTGGCTAAAAGGATTCAGTCATCCAAATCCGGCAGGAAAAGCCACGAGGCATGAATGGAAGCTACAGAGTATCCCATGACTCTGTATCTGCGCTGCACTCAGAGACACTGTGACTTTCTAGGGACAGTCATTGTTTCCAGCTTTTTGCAGGGTGTTTGAGCCGTGCTGGTATTTAAGAAAAGCCCTGAGGTGGCTGGATAATTACATGCTAGTTCTGACATGTGTACAAGGTAAACTCATTAGAGCAACATAAGCACAGATCCTGACTATGATAATGTCTGGCAGGCATGAAGGAAAACCACATCCCAATAGCCTGGGGAGCTCTGAGTGCATCTAGGCAGGAAGcttatttttctggaaaaaattacGTATTAAACACTTCATTTACATAATTTAAGCCTCAAGAAATCTTGCAAAGACCCAGAGGCAGCATCACTAGTTTGTCAGCACCATCCTTGTTTAAAAACTGACAGACATTGGGGAAATGGTCACCTTTTATGGCAATAGGAGGTGACCAGCAAAGGCTGGAGACGTCACCCTACTTCAAGGCTCCTCCCAAAAGAGTGAGCAGAGACCTGAGGATGGATGCAGAATCATCAAAGGAATAGCAGAGACCTTCAGAGAACTGGTACAGTAGACAGAGGACAGGAAGCAATGGCAGCACTAAACCCCCAGCACTGTTAAACACTGGCTGGAACAATTCTGATGGAATACAACTCATTCATCTGGCAACTGGAACTGAGGGAAGGTGGCTGGCAGCACACTGGCTCCCTAGCAGAAATCTAATTCAGTGTGCAACTAATGAGATACTGGCACGTGTAACCAATACCCAAGAACAGTCCCAAAGTGGCATGAACATTTTTTGGAGAACCACAGAAGGGATGAGCAACAGGAAGTCTGGATACAGCCTAAAGTTGAGAACAAGCCTAAGCATCCTGGACAGCTTTTTACCAACCAAGGAAGCTGGAGGGAGGGAACTCTGCCCTGGCTTGGGTGCCCAGAACCAGTGTGGCCACCCTTTccccctgctccctctccccccaTCCCACAGAGGATGGACGGACTCACCGGTGGGTGAATCCAGCCTGCCATCCTGCAGGAGGTCCTGCCACACCTCTCTACCCAGTCCTGCGGGATTGAATGCCGTGACATGGGTGACTCCTGTGCCAgcctgggaaagggaagagcatCATCAGGGGCTGCTACTTTGGAGGAGAAAATTAATGCTCTCCACTCCCCAACATCACCACCAGGACATGACACTCACTTCCCATGTGCTGCCCAGCAACTCTAACCCCAAACTTGTAGCCCCACAAGCTTcaccctcagctgctctcctgatACCCCCAAAGAGGGTGCCCTCAGGGAAGTCATTTTCCCACTCTTAGGATCAGGGAAGCACTGAGAACCGGTGCCAACCCCAAACCCATTGCACATCCATCCTTTACCAGCTGCTGCAAGCAGCTCCCCCACATCCAGCGGGGCTGTACaacctccccagcagcagccataGCACCAGGGCCAGCCCTTTACCTTCTCCCGGGCAGAGATGGCCAAGGTGAAGGGGTTCACAGCCGGGAAGTGGTGCAGAAGGACTCCAGCAACCCGCTCGCCATCCTTCTGGAAGGTGAAGGGCTCATTCCAGTGCCCACCGCTCCTGTCCTCCTTCGCTCCTGTGCcattctgcaggctgaacatgATGGACACTTCCACGTCCTCATCCCTCCCGTTCTCCACCTCCCAGATGAACACTCCCACTGGCAGGCTGGAGTCCTGGCAGAGACACAGAATGCTGTCTACagggctgctgctccacaggcagCTGCCCCACCATCATTTCCCCCACTGATGGGGACACCATGCAGGAAGCAGAAGGAGCAACAGCACCAGGAATAATAACTCGGTCTTGTTGCcaagctgaggagcagcagcagaagcagaggaatTTGGGAGGCAGGCAAGGCAAAATTCGGAAAAGAAGCCCTGGGCTAGCAAACACCACAACGGGCAGCAGAGAGACGGAAAGCGGCTTTTAAGGCTCAGCCGGGTGTCTCATCACTCATCTGCTCGGCAGGTTGATACAGGCTCACGTGCTGCGCTGGGGTAAGAGGAAGGTCAGACATGTCAGCAGCGCAGCTCCCACCCTCGCCTGGGGCTGGTAGCCAGCAGgggcagtgcagcagctgaGCCATCCCTCGATGCAATGCCGAGCTCCCGCATGGCTGCGGGGGTTCCCTGCCCGGGATCATTGCTGAGTGTAGGCACGGGGAAATGTTGGGAAAGCCCGGCTAAGGAGGAGCTCTGCCCTCGGGAATGCCATCACCTCCTTACCTTATAGTCATGGGGGATGACGGGAGAGAGCTGTCGGCAAGTGAGCACCACGTTCTGCCCCGGCAGCTCGTAGACCAGCCAGGCACGGGGGTACAGGGCATGGTAAAAGGCATAGTGGCCACAGTAGCCCCagttccagccctgcagggtgctgggccTCTCCACGGACAAGACCTGCTGGTAAATCGTCTGCCCCTTGCACCGCAGGCACACCGTGAACTGTGGAGGAGAGGAGCCGGGGATGAGATGAGCATGGCATGATGTCTCAagtgcccaggctgctgcagtgacaCTCAATCCCCTCGCAGACCCTACCTGATTGGCGATAACTGTTTCATAGTGGTAAAGGCCAGGGTTCAGCTGCCAGCGGCAGAACTCTCCCCGCCAGCCACGGGTGATGGTGCCTCCCCCGATCCCGCCGAGCGGACACCCTGGCAAAGACACCAAAAGTTAGCCCTCATTCCTCCCCCTGGTGGGATCTGGCACAAGAACTCTCCCCATGCATCTCTGCAGCGGAGGAACACTCAGCATCACCCGCAGCACGAAAGCTCCTTGACTCACTCATTCTGTCTAGCACCCAGATGGCCCCATGTGAACCTCcacccatcccagtgcccaaaGTGCAGGCTGACCATAGATCTGCTGCAGCGGAACAGCACAGAAGAGGTCAATGAAGGCAGATTTCTTCTCTATGCGGGTCTTCTTTAACCACCACCTGAAGTATCTGCAAGGGAAAGAGAAGCATTAAAGAAGACAGGAGCAGGCAACACCATCCCTTCAGTGCTACTGGGCAGGATGAGCACAGGTTGAGCTTTCCCTCCTTGTAGAGATGTACAACAGGaacctgtgtccctgtgcccatggCACAAGGGGTGACAGCCTCTATCATCCATCTGGAGCACACATTGGTCAGCAAGCACAAGCAGGCAGAGTCCAGGCAGCTCAGGACTGACTGTAAGGGCAACTCAGGAGCAGGACTCCCAGCTCATGCAGGACAGGAGGCTTTCCCAGACATCCACAATGCACAAGGaccaccaccacctccatgCCTGGTACAGAATGTCCTGCTAAGGAAGGCCTGAAAACAGAGGTACAAGCCCAGAGAAGCCacacactgctccagggacacaagCTTTGCTCTTCTACCTCCATGTCTCCACTGCCATAAActgccacatccctgtgccACATCCTCAGGGGCAGATTGCACAGGGCAGCCTTTCCCTGGAAGTGGGGATGGTTGCTGTCTGCAGCCGGCAGGATCCTGGGGACTCGCCTCCAGCCACACGCCAGCTGTGCAGACCAGCACTGCCCATCCGATAATTTCTCACCCAAAGGCCTGGGAATCGAGACACCCAAACAAGACACCTGTGGCTGGGTGTGCCAGCACCACTCCAGGCAAGAGGATCAGGGCTGGGCTCCGAGTCAGTGCTTTTAAGTCCTGGCTTTGGCTAATAAACTGCCTCAAGTTAAGCCTACTGTACAGAGACAATTAGCACACGGAAACCAGCTACCAGACCAGAAGCTGCTGAACCTTGCCCAGCAGTCAGGCAagacccagccagcagctccatggcccTGGGTGCCAGGAGGGCAGTGGGGACACGGGAACCCCCACGGAGGACAATGTCCCTGAGCTACCTGCAGACACCCATGCCATACTGCCAAGCAGAAAACCACCCCGACCAGGAGCACACAGCCTGTCCTGCCCCTGGTTTCACAGGATGCAGAGCACAGGCAATGGGCAATAATCCTCTGGGACATGTACACCCAGGAGAAAACGGGAGAGGTGCTTCCATGACACATCTACTACTACACTTCCCCAGCAGAAACAACCCACACTTGACTTTTTGGCTGCTCACTGGGCATACACCTTTACTCACCAACATCTAAGGTCCCTAGATCCCTCAAAGGGTGAGATTTTCTGGGTTGCAGTCTCACaggacctaattgcagcctgcTCTCCACTCCTACAGACCCAGCTTTTGTGTTTGGCTGTCTGTGGATGTTTTGCTCATAGAGGTTCAGGGCATGATGAGAACCAGCCTGTCCTGCATGACTGCCCTGAAGCAGGGCCTGCCACTATCTTCCAGCTACATCTGCTGCAACTGCTCTTCTCCAGCCAGGACAGCCCTGGCCTTACCCCGCCAAGGCGAGGTTTTGGCAGTGTTCTCTCTCTCAAGGAAAtgattattattctttttcaaCCCAGCGCCAGGGAACCAACCCAGCCTCTTCCCCAGCAGGCTTCTGGCAACAGGAAA
This genomic stretch from Corvus hawaiiensis isolate bCorHaw1 chromosome Z, bCorHaw1.pri.cur, whole genome shotgun sequence harbors:
- the GBA2 gene encoding non-lysosomal glucosylceramidase — translated: MRRYEGAARGRGVAADGWRVCLAHSFEELRQPYGAGDVPVRDVLRHIGLVLRYFRWWLKKTRIEKKSAFIDLFCAVPLQQIYGCPLGGIGGGTITRGWRGEFCRWQLNPGLYHYETVIANQFTVCLRCKGQTIYQQVLSVERPSTLQGWNWGYCGHYAFYHALYPRAWLVYELPGQNVVLTCRQLSPVIPHDYKDSSLPVGVFIWEVENGRDEDVEVSIMFSLQNGTGAKEDRSGGHWNEPFTFQKDGERVAGVLLHHFPAVNPFTLAISAREKAGTGVTHVTAFNPAGLGREVWQDLLQDGRLDSPTGKSSPTEKGEVTAAAVCASCRVPARGHKTLELALAWDMPRVHFGSKEKLHLRRYTRFFGSEGDAAPALSHYALTHYEEWERKIEAWQNPILENSQLPSWYKSALFNELYFMTDGGTIWMEVPPDCCAEDLQGPAGAGLSHLLPVLREYGRFAYLEGQEYRMYNTYDVHFYASFALIMLWPKLQISLQYDIAVTVVNEDVQPRQYLMCGQTAQVKMKNVVPHDIGDPDDEPWQRVNAYLMHDTADWKDLNLKFVLQVYRDYYLTHDCLYLQDMWPVCQAVMESELRFDTDNDGLIENGGFADQTYDAWVVHGASAYCGGLWLAAVCMMCKMAEVLGDTEVRQKYLDILNKGKEAFERRLWNGKYYNYDSSGSHTSSSIMSDQCAGQWFLGACGLDQGEFEVFPKSHVLSALKTIFEKNVMSFASGTMGAVNGMRPDGMPDTSSVQSNEVWIGVVYSLAATMIQEGMVEEGFRTAEGCYRTVWERLGMAFQTPEAYREKKVYRSLAYMRPLSIWSMQLALERRAGQAPATAQLPQGPTHP